One genomic window of Augochlora pura isolate Apur16 chromosome 5, APUR_v2.2.1, whole genome shotgun sequence includes the following:
- the Gw gene encoding trinucleotide repeat containing adaptor protein gawky isoform X4, whose product MFPHNSSSHEISTETNAFVQNSMGDVVVLGKNSPIGVGKGRESENARYCDIEFINNNTMVKPINHLKNIAANDFLTVLSGETGKSTLTSRSPTCQSVASLTTKHPTRNHLLTYDNNNNNNTKNNKNNNINNNINNNINNNMNNMNNNNNSTNNKDSKNNNGTVNNRSTRAVHNHQDDRKTTVNATRKRNEPGSPGKCKPGSSANNSKSICKTLSDNKTSFSVLNIRVLNISINLRLTGDKCAIGEGVPSLVRIPKSDRPSSGHFSLDSLDNYSLLGSCLHPGKYNNVKSNSSLLSNNNDNYKSVILLSSTNNHYFLRVEMDGGAIAMRLRAHWNSYRLMMNSSFDGLLLDKRLLSVPQIEHRRIMKIFLTNNQIEMIKILQNFVSNYFKDARRESCSICLSSIEIDTKNTEFPVTQEPSYEQEIRERFLSAATQFDNSETFADHASLTEIQLELLKFQSTYLFLKNESRLPFYVKMMEKLLTLTLKGIKTSKILNLLSSEVFERLSCIPKQISLRSTVSKVNTTSIIIEFCLMEINDKKKEEEKEEMEVKKMKQQQINMKGKKEMLGNIMTINIDISFVNNNIALTSIEETCKEISKSPLNFVIPKKVKISDRSSNEESDLMTKEGDKVATSSSITLIVPGNELTDQPPRPLPLRNAPKRAQSSPPWLDLVASELTQRACVPLSLDCKLYVVNKLSSKMICDFSIMRKGIPSHETSCETKTKTTHLRVQLLSISSTVNGKKLAFNVQYYMTVNEANRNTEADHQTFIYSKTIVITRRYSLTRATAIYRTIWDPKNTNFRALLSETLRSAGVADSLITTEQDRTTLTAAKASDPSTGPGGSKVFGPGGKLTNSAAFVFLLENRRRMLDHSTPTTSKKEYPNVWFTIRTSEAITLNSTEETMAEMLSWGINGISDVATITVGALLFQDNVKSNEPMGAYFVNYSYSKPYMRDGAEFVKALSKSTIGNRFSFKGENQAEFALYIPTTTTCKPTMTLKRQSASRLIGVPGSRPNYFETLWPDQMHTPHDFYDSLPNCRTVGYRNDSLPERKQEELDSSRSFNCFNEQMARRDADKPIDSNRVETIKSQTAMRSNGIRYGEATGVFRFRGPEGTTNCQDTTRESMEDNVSIYYSSCSNSLKRTKQGLQDFVDVMTLEENISSLTNLCDLYRFKETYKLHTAVGFHADGNRLPRDLMHFDRYALIKLTLQTAQFVDNEDSHGNYPKSMKTNAVTSRQYGSKNSDSCQTQDRSKNSQDSDESPTTSTQLKEIVVRTKNSVPNRFVNEETLNLNSSNRKHLIDRVRNLIPALVGGSNDTLQTLKNELKRVLALLFGPVYDMGEPILDYKKRWDIPAILRLAGGGESSLNNSGSTNWGSTQASATNNNNNNQSAWGGTSGNPSGNSGNSGNWSGGNVNRSVSGNPNSNQNSGPLGGQNVSGNVNKMNNPNQQSNQQSGPPTSQSSSTSQGGQNNNQWPQGMSSNPGGPGQNPSIPNNNNTVQQQQQQSNSNNSNNQPNNQGQGSVNTNNTPASNNPSTKQQLEQLNTMREALFSQDGWGRQHVNQDTNWDVPTTPEPSSSKDGVPVWKPPVNTGTDLWEANIRNGGQPPPQQQPKTPWGHTPATNIGGTWGEDDEATDSSNMWTGAPTSSQPNTAAGQWPTGTGNQAGMWGGSNWADPRIDHRDPRDIRSVDPREIRDPRDHRMSLDPREHIRVMDPMARDPRMTDMRGDPRGISGRLNGANADAMWGQPPGPPHHQMGHQHPSGPPTKMLNPSSINQWAGPPPKDIMPGKPSGWEEPSPPTQRRNVPNYDDGTSLWGNAAANQRTIPGSKVTHWKDLPTSNVTRGGSQCPPGMPQNRMPGQPGMKPDVSGPMWGHPGAPGGRNGSWTEGPHDTGSWDDPKTPSTWNEAQLNPGTWGGPSTHKPKPMGPAGSWADSDMDHSPSWGHPTKPILTKEVIWGSREFRYLCDLGFKKDDVELALRNREMNRDEALELLSQIRPLDQWRRHDAHSTYDPSNQATTAQAYPRFNHVAQQMSFPPGAGVASGNTTGSVGGSVASASLLKLQQQQQQAVVPLQQQQPSGNAPQPPFNQPSRTPQNQPSTQQLRMLVQQIQLAVQEGYLNHQILNQPLAPQTLILLNQLLQQIKVLQQLHQQHSVQSTMKGNGQSVLQISVQITKTKQQIANLQNQIAVQQATYMKQQQQQQQQQQQQQQQHPAPPSQSSEYYKSSVHDPMSALQNSFTELTMNKEPPISQPQSRLNQWKLPSLDKDGELVTNEFSRAPGTTRDGTWSTRLGESGWPDPGNTDSTDGKDWQPTGAATFTDLVPEFEPGKPWKGTQMKSIEDDPSITPGSVVRSPLSLATIKDPDAIFNLSSKTSPPPPQQPTNLDTSIPSLSNSTWTFNPPATTPSAFTSTKITWGESAPPPTAVTSELWGAPISKVRGPPPGLGNKAAGNTSNGWTGLGTVSRSSSSWGLQSSTNAGWVSTWLLLKNLTPQIDGSTLKTLCMQHGPVLDFRLFLNHGIALTKYSSRDEAVKAQGALNNCVLGNTTIFAEYPADSEVHTLLQQLGHGGQQQAGATAGAGWGLRPSNKSGPPPDTWGGSSSQLWGAPPSSNSLWSNASIDNNDQQRATPSSLNSYLPGDLLGGESM is encoded by the exons ATGTTTCCACACAATTCTAGTTCACATGAGATTTCTACAGAAACAAATGCCTTCGTACAAAATTCCATG gGGGATGTAGTAGTATTAGGGAAAAACAGTCCGATAGGGGTGGGGAAGGGAAGAGAATCAGAGAATGCTAGGTACTGTGATATCGAATTCATAAACAACAACACGATGGTAAAACCTATAAACCATCTCAAAAATATCGCCGCCAATGACTTTTTAACCGTCCTGTCGGGTGAAACTG GCAAGTCCACCTTGACCAGTCGAAGCCCGACCTGCCAGTCAGTGGCGTCGTTAACCACAAAACACCCAACAAGAAATCACCTTCTAActtacgataataataataataataatactaagaataataagaataataatattaataataatattaataataatattaataataacatgaataatatgaataataataataatagtactaataataaggatagtaagaataataatggtaCAGTAAATAATCGCTCAACTCGAGCAGTACATAATCATCAAGATGATCGAAAAACAACAGTTAATGcaacaagaaaaagaaatgaaccGGGCTCGCCCGGCAAATGTAAACCGGGCAGCTCCGCCAATAACTCTAAGTCTATATGTAAGACACTAAGTGATAATAAGACTAGCTTTAGCGTACTAAACATTAGGGTACTAAATATAAGCATAAATCTACGATTAACAGGGGATAAGTGCGCAATCGGTGAAGGGGTACCTAGCCTAGTTAGGATACCCAAGTCTGATCGCCCCTCATCAGGCCACTTCTCTCTCGACTCTCTTGACAATTACTCTTTATTAGGGTCCTGCCTTCATCCGGGCAAATACAATAACGTTAAGTCTAATTCTAGCCTCCtaagtaataataacgataactACAAGTCTGTGATATTGCTCAGCTCAACCAATAACCATTATTTCCTCCGCGTCGAAATGGACGGTGGTGCGATCGCAATGAGACTAAGAGCCCATTGGAATTCATACAGATTAATGATGAACTCTTCTTTCGACGGTTTATTGTTAGACAAACGATTGCTTTCTGTGCCGCAGATTGAACACCgtagaattatgaaaatattcttgacGAATAATCAAATTGAGATGATCAAGATCCtgcagaattttgtgtcaaACTATTTTAAGGACGCACGGAGAGAATCATGTTCGATATGTTTATCATCGATCGAAATTGATACAAAGAACACCGAGTTCCCAGTAACACAGGAGCCATCATACGAACAGGAAATCAGGGAAAGATTCTTGTCCGCTGCAACTCAGTTCGACAATTCTGAAACGTTCGCAGACCATGCATCTTTAACCGAAATTCAACTGGAACTACTGAAATTTCAATCCACATatctatttttgaaaaatgaatctcGCCTTCCGTTCTACGTGAAAATGATGGAGAAATTACTGACGCTTACTCTAAAGGGCATAAAGACATCTAAGATACTAAATCTCCTTTCATCCGAGGTATTTGAAAGGCTATCGTGCATCCCTAAACAGATTTCGTTGAGAAGTACCGTTTCAAAAGTGAACACTACGTCcataattatcgaattttgTCTCATGGAAATTAACGataagaagaaggaggaggagaaagaggagatGGAGGTGAAGAAGATGAAACAGCAGCAGATAAATATGAAGGGGAAGAAGGAAATGTTGGGAAATATTATGACCATCAATATCGATATATCGTttgtaaacaataatattgcGTTAACGAGCATTGAAGAAACCTGTAAAGAAATATCAAAGTCGCCTTTAAATTTCGTAATACCgaagaaagttaaaataaGTGATAGATCGTCGAACGAAGAATCAGATTTGATGACTAAGGAAGGGGATAAGGTGGCCACCAGTTCTTCCATTACGCTTATCGTTCCCGGAAACGAGCTAACTGACCAGCCTCCGCGACCTCTCCCGTTGAGAAACGCGCCGAAACGCGCACAATCCTCTCCTCCATGGCTCGACCTGGTCGCGAGCGAGCTGACGCAACGCGCATGTGTTCCACTCTCGTTAGATTGTAAGCTTTATGTGGTTAATAAACTTAGCTCTAAGATGATTTGCGATTTTAGTATTATGAGGAAGGGGATACCGAGCCACGAGACTAGCTGCGAGACTAAAACTAAAACGACACATCTCCGTGTCCAACTCTTGAGTATTTCTTCGACGGTGAATGGGAAGAAATTGGCCTTTAacgtacaatattatatgacTGTGAACGAAGCGAATCGAAACACTGAAGCAGATCATCAAACCTTTATTTACAGTAAAACTATCGTGATCACTCGGCGGTATTCGTTGACGAGAGCGACCGCAATCTATCGTACAATTTGGGATCCAAAGAATACAAATTTCCGTGCTCTCCTCTCCGAGACGCTTAGAAGCGCGGGAGTCGCGGACAGTTTAATCACGACAGAACAGGATCGGACGACCCTAACGGCCGCGAAGGCTTCGGATCCTAGCACCGGGCCAGGTGGCAGCAAGGTGTTCGGACCCGGCGGCAAACTTACAAACAGCGCTGCGTTTGTGTTCCTGTTGGAGAACCGTAGGCGAATGCTCGATCATTCGACACCGACAACCTCGAAGAAAGAATATCCAAACGTATGGTTTACGATAAGAACCTCCGAAGCAATAACTTTGAACTCGACGGAAGAAACAATGGCAGAGATGTTGTCCTGGGGAATTAATGGTATTAGTGACGTGGCAACAATTACTGTTGGTGCTCTTTTATTTCAGGATAATGTTAAGTCTAACGAGCCTATGGGCGCTTATTTCGTGAACTATAGCTACTCGAAGCCGTATATGCGTGACGGCGCCGAGTTTGTTAAGGCTCTTTCTAAGTCTACTATAGGGAATAGATTTAGCTTTAAGGGGGAGAACCAAGCCGAGTTCGCTCTCTACATTCCTACTACGACTACCTGCAAGCCTACGATGACGCTTAAACGCCAATCTGCATCCCGATTAATCGGTGTACCTGGATCTCGGCCGAACTACTTCGAGACATTATGGCCCGACCAAATGCACACTCCTCACGATTTTTATGACAGTTTGCCGAACTGTAGAACTGTGGGATATCGCAATGATTCTCTTCCAGAGCGTAAACAGGAAGAACTAGATTCTTCGCGATCTTTCAACTGCTTTAACGAACAAATGGCGCGTCGAGACGCTGACAAACCTATTGATTCTAATCGAGTAGAAACGATCAAATCTCAAACCGCTATGCGTTCAAATGGCATACGCTATGGCGAAGCGACAGGGGTATTTCGTTTTCGTGGACCTGAGGGAACTACTAATTGCCAAGACACGACGCGCGAGTCAATGGAAGAcaatgtttctatttattactcATCGTGCTCCAATTCACTGAAACGAACCAAACAAGGACTTCAAGATTTTGTCGATGTGATGACGctggaagaaaatatttcttctctaACAAATCTCTGTGATTTATATCGATTTAAAGAGACGTACAAACTACATACAGCGGTCGGTTTTCACGCTGACGGGAACAGATTGCCAAGAGATCTAATGCATTTCGATCGCTATGCTCTAATCAAATTGACCTTACAAACTGCCCAGTTCGTTGACAATGAAGATTCTCATGGAAACTACCCGAAATCGATGAAGACTAATGCTGTTACAAGCCGTCAGTACGGTTCGAAGAATTCCGACAGTTGTCAGACTCAGGATCGTTCCAAGAACAGCCAAGACTCGGACGAAAGTCCAACCACTTCGACACAACTGAAAGAAATCGTCGTCCGTACAAAGAATTCGGTTCCTAACCGCTTTGTAAACGAGGAAACTCTCAACTTGAATAGCTCAAACCGAAAACATCTCATCGATCGTGTAAGGAATCTCATACCAGCACTCGTGGGAGGTTCCAACGATACTCTACAAACCCTGAAAAATGAGCTTAAGCGCGTGTTGGCTCTTCTGTTTGGACCAGTTTACGATATGGGAGAGCCCATCTTGGACTACAAAAAGCGTTGGGACATTCCTGCTATTCTTAGGTTAGCCGGCGGTGGTGAAAGTTCATTGAACAACAGTGGATCCACGAATTGGGGATCTACGCAGGCAAGCGctaccaataataataacaacaatcaATCTGCTTGGGGAGGGACGTCAGGAAACCCTTCCGGAAACAGCGGAAATTCCGGAAATTGGTCCGGGGGCAATGTGAACAGATCTGTCAGTGGCAATCCCAATTCGAATCAGAACTCAGGACCACTCGGTGGACAAAATGTTTCAG GTAATGTGAATAAGATGAATAACCCGAATCAGCAATCGAATCAGCAATCGGGCCCACCAACTTCACAATCAAGTAGCACAAGTCAAGGTGGTCAGAACAATAATCAGTGGCCACAAGGAATGTCCAGTAATCCTGGAGGACCTGGTCAAAATCCTTctattccaaataataataatacagtgcaacaacaacagcaacagtCAAACTccaataacagtaataatcaGCCAAATAATCAGGGTCAGGGGTCCGTAAACACGAATAATACACCTGCTAGCAATAATCCTTCGACAAAACAACAGTTggaacaattaaatacaatgaGAGAAGCATTGTTCAGTCAGGATGGTTGGGGTCGt CAACACGTTAACCAGGACACAAACTGGGATGTTCCAACAACTCCAGAGCCTAGTTCGTCTAAAGATGGAGTTCCTGTGTGGAAACCACCAGTAAATACCGGTACAGACCTGTGGGAGGCCAATATCAGGAATGGTGGTCAACCACCACCTCAGCAACAACCGAAGACACCTTGGGGTCATACGCCAGCAACGAATATTGGCGGTACTTGGGGTGAAGATGACGAAGCTACCGACTCATCGAACATGTGGACTGGGGCTCCTACATCTTCTCAACCGAACACTGCTGCAGGGCAGTGGCCAACAGGCACCGGTAATCAAGCCGGTATGTGGGGAG GATCAAATTGGGCTGACCCAAGAATCGACCATCGTGATCCCCGTGATATACGTTCTGTTGATCCTCGTGAAATACGAGACCCGCGTGATCATAGAATGTCTCTGGATCCTCGAGAACACATACGTGTAATGGATCCTATGGCTCGAGATCCGAGAATGACAGATATGCGCGGAGACCCACGAGGTATTTCCGGGAGATTGAATGGTGCAAATGCAGACGCCATGTGGGGCCAACCACCTGGACCTCCGCATCATCAAATGGGACATCAACACCCTTCTGGTCCACCAACGAAAATGTTGAATCCTTCCAGCATAAATCAGTGGGCTGGTCCACCACCAAAAGATATTATGCCAGGAAAACCATCAGGTTGGGAGGAACCTTCTCCACCGACACAAAGAAGAAATGTTCCGAACTATGACGACGGTACCAGTCTATGGGGAAATGCTGCAGCTAATCAGAGGACCATTCCTGGAAGCAAAGTTACTCATTGGAAGGATTTACCAACATCAAATGTTACCAGAGGAG GCTCACAGTGTCCTCCAGGTATGCCGCAAAATAGAATGCCTGGTCAACCTGGAATGAAACCAGATGTGAGTGGACCAATGTGGGGTCACCCTGGTGCTCCCGGAGGGCGAAATGGTAGCTGGACAGAAGGGCCACACGATACAGGTTCATGGGACGATCCGAAGACACCAAGCACCTGGAATGAGGCTCAGTTGAATCCAGGCACTTGGGGCGGACCCAGTACTCACAAACCCAAACCAATGGGACCTGCTGGAAGTTGGGCAGATAGCGATATGGATCATTCTCCTAGTTGGGGTCATCCTACAAAACCGATACTTACAAAGGAAGTTATATGGGGCAGCAGAGAATTCCGATATCTTTGCGACTTAGGATTCAAA AAAGATGATGTTGAATTAGCATTAAGGAATCGTGAGATGAACCGAGACGAAGCTTTGGAACTTCTCAGCCAGATTCGGCCTCTAGATCAATGGAGAAGGCATGATGCGCATTCTACTTATGATCCAAGTAATCAGGCTACAACTGCACAAGCATATCCCAGATTTAATCATGTCGCACAGCAAATGTCTTTCCCACCg GGTGCTGGAGTAGCAAGCGGAAACACAACTGGCAGTGTAGGAGGATCGGTTGCTAGTGCAAgtttgttgaaattacaacaacagcaacaacaagcTGTTGTTCCtttacaacaacaacaacctAGTGGCAATGCACCGCAACCACCCTTCAACCAG CCTTCTAGAACACCTCAAAATCAACCGAGTACTCAGCAGCTGCGCATGTTAGTGCAACAAATTCAGTTAGCCGTCCAAGAAGGTTATTTAAACCATCAAATTCTAAATCAACCTCTTGCACCTCAAACTTTAATACTTTTGAACCAATTATTGCAACAAATCAAAGTTCTACAACAACTTCATCAACAGCATTCGGTACAAAGTACTATGAAGGGTAATGGACAATCAGTCCTCCAAATCAGTGTACAAATCACAAAAACAAAACAGCAAATAgcaaatttacaaaatcaaaTTGCTGTGCAACAAGCTACCTATATGaaacaacagcagcaacaacaacagcagcaacaacagcagcagcaacaacatcCTGCTCCACCGTCTCAAAGCTCAGAATATTATAAGAGTTCTGTTCATGATCCCATGTCAGCCTTGCAAAAtagttttacagaattaacAATGAACAAGGAGCCTCCTATC AGTCAGCCACAATCAAGACTGAACCAGTGGAAGTTACCTTCATTGGACAAGGATGGAGAGTTAGTTACGAATGAATTCTCGAGAGCACCTGGAACTACCA GAGATGGTACATGGTCCACCAGACTCGGGGAGAGTGGATGGCCCGATCCAGGTAATACGGACTCTACCGATGGAAAGGATTGGCAACCAACTGGTGCAGCTACTTTCACAGACCTTGTACCTGAGTTTGAACCGGGCAAACCATGGAAG gGTACACAGATGAAGAGCATCGAGGATGATCCAAGCATTACTCCCGGTTCTGTAGTTCGTTCGCCGTTGTCCTTAGCTACAATCAAGGATCCGGACGCTATATTCAATTTGAGCAGCAAGACATCACCGCCGCCTCCTCAACAACCTACTAACCTTGACACGTCGATACCAAGTTTGAGTAACTCTACATGGACGTTTAACCCACCTGCTACTACCCCTAGTGCATTCACCag CACTAAAATTACGTGGGGCGAGTCTGCACCACCGCCAACTGCAGTCACATCTGAACTGTGGGGAGCACCTATCAGCAAGGTTCGTGGTCCACCGCCTGGTCTAGGCAACAAAGCCGCCGGAAACACAAGCAATGGTTGGACAGGCCTCGGCACTGTCAGTAGATCATCCAGTTCATGGGGTCTTCAATCCAGCACAAACGCTGGCTGGGTTTCCACCTGGTTACTACTCAAGAATCTAACTCCTCAAATCGATGGTTCCACTCTGAAAACTCTTTGTATGCAACATGGCCCCGTACTGGACTTCCGATTATTCCTTAATCATGGAATTGCATTAACCAAGTATTCCTCACGAGACGAAGCTGTTAAG GCACAAGGAGCTCTGAACAATTGCGTATTGGGCAACACGACTATATTCGCGGAATACCCAGCTGACAGCGAGGTACACACATTGCTACAACAACTGGGTCACGGTGGTCAGCAGCAGGCTGGAGCCACAGCGGGTGCCGGATGGGGCCTGCGACCTTCGAACAAAAGTGGCCCTCCCCCTGATACCTGGGGCGGTAGTTCCAGTCAATTGTGGGGTGCCCCGCCGAGCAGTAACTCCCTATGGAGCAACGCTAGCATCGACAACAACGATCAACAACGTGCTACACCCAGTTCTTTGAATTCGTACTTACCCGGAGACCTTCTGGGAGGTGAGTCGATGTAG